Below is a window of Aeromonas veronii DNA.
GCAGGATGGCGACCCCTCCCAGTACGGCACCGGAGCGGTTCTTGCTGCCATTGACCACAGCGGTCGGCTGGGGTTTGACCTGGGATTCTTGTTGTTCTGTCATTCCATCTTCCTCAGTTCCAGTGCGGCCGTCAGGGCCTGGTTGGATGCACCTTGGGCAATCGTGATATGGATAAAGCCCGCTGCGTTGGCCATCTCGGCTACGCGCGGGCTGGGGACCACCAGCAGGCGGTCGAAAAGCCAGGGCCGCTGGTGGTCGGGAACCAGCTCCAGCAGCCGTTGCAACAATTCACCACTGGTAATGAGCAGGCTGTCCAGCCCCGCTGCCTGCCAGTGGTGGGTCAATGTGTCCCCGTCTAGCTCGGGGTAGTGGCGCTCATAGGCCGCACAATAGTGCACCAGAGCACCGCGTGAGGCCAGCGTGCTGGCGATGAGATCCCGCCCGCCATTGCCACGCAGCAGTAGCACCCGTTTGCCTGCTACCTGCTGCAGGGCGGGCAGGGCCAGCAGCCCCTCGCTGCGCGGATCGTCCGGGCAGATTGCCGTGATGCCGATGGTGGCAAACGCATCTGCGCTGGCCTGACCCACTGCAAAGTACTCAATATGTGGCCAGGTATGACCAGTTTGCAACAGAAAATCGTGTGCAAAAAGAACGGCATGGATGCTGACTGCGATAACCATGTCGGCACTGCGCAGCAGGTCGGGTAAGCGAGGGAGTTCACTGCCCGCCACGGTTTCCAGCAGCGGACAGCAGAGTGG
It encodes the following:
- a CDS encoding uroporphyrinogen-III synthase; this encodes MTPLVVRPAAQAAELVQLLRQHGHAPLCCPLLETVAGSELPRLPDLLRSADMVIAVSIHAVLFAHDFLLQTGHTWPHIEYFAVGQASADAFATIGITAICPDDPRSEGLLALPALQQVAGKRVLLLRGNGGRDLIASTLASRGALVHYCAAYERHYPELDGDTLTHHWQAAGLDSLLITSGELLQRLLELVPDHQRPWLFDRLLVVPSPRVAEMANAAGFIHITIAQGASNQALTAALELRKME